GCGTGGGGGACGGGCCCTGCTCCCCGGCCGAGGCTCCGCTCCCAGCACAGCCGGGTGGGGGGTGCCCTCCCCGTGGGGACCCTTCCCCACCTCCCGTAGGCAAACCACGCCGTCCCCCTCCTCGCTCCTTCGGCAGGAGCTGTAGCCCGAGCTGGTGGCGTGGGGGCTGCACCGGGGCCCTCCATGCCCTGGGagccgccgcagccccgcgccgGTGCTGCCGGTCCTGGGAGCCGGGCACTAACGCTGCGTCCCCCGGCCCAGAGCTCCCTTGCGCTGCCCAACGGGGAGCGGGCACGAGCCATCTCCGAGTACCTGAGCAGCAGCAAGAAGAGGAAGGTGGAGGAGAAGGATTTCGTTACGGACTATGtgagcctggggctggggggcttgGGGCATCCCCGTCCCCTCTTGCGGGGTGAGGAGCGGAGCTGCCCACGCCTCTGGCAGGAGCGTGGGCGGCCTCAGCCCCTCTGGCTCCAACCAGCCTCTGCGTTTCAGGGCAGCGACGCAGACAAAAGCGAAGACAACTTGGTGGTGGATGAGGTCAGcgtgcagggagctgggagggggttggggcCGGGGCGCACTGCCCGAGCAGGGGGCTGACAGGCTGCTACGGGCAGAGGTGGGCAGCACGCGGGGGTGGCAGTGGGACCCCCGAGTCGTGCTCACGCTCACGGGCTGTTGCTGATGGCAGCGATGAGCCCCAGTGTCCAGGCTCCCAGCCTGGCCCTCGCTCGAGCCTGGGACGTCCCTGCACTCCCGCCTGCTCTGCTGCCGGCTGatctccctctctgcccctccagGACCCCTCTTCCCCGCACAGCGTCCACTCCTACTCGTCCCGGGAGAATGGGGTGGAGAAGGtccccctggggaggaaggaggctgtGCCGCTGAGCCCGACCTCCATGGCCTCCTCGAGCAGCGCGTCCCCGTCTCGCAGTAAGGACGCGCCCACGGTACGTGGCTGCATGGGGCAGCTGGGGCGGTTCGCTCGGGGCTTCTgctcgcgccccccccccccccgcctgggCTTGGCCAGCGGAGCTGCCGGACGTGGATCCATCTGGGCCCAAACCCGTGGGGTGAAGGCAACgctggggggacagggagggctcCTGTTCCGCTAGATTCCCTCTTGTGTCCCATCCTGCAGACCTGGCAGTGCTGGGCCatcacggggcgggggggggagggggaacagGGAGCAGCTGGCTGGGGGGACGGGGGAGACCCCCCGTGCGGCTGGCAGATCTCTGCGCTCTGTTCTGGCAGGTGGAGAAGGCGGGGACGCCCAGCCTCAAGTCCAGTACCCCCACCTCGCAGGGTGACGCCACGGCCCCGGGCTCCAGCAGTGCCCAGCAGttccgccccgccgccgccaagGCCCCCGTGGACCCGCTGGGTGAGCTGCACCCCGACGGCCCCCGCAAGGACCGACCCTGGGCCCCATCCCTTCACGCTGCCtctccccccacagccctgggccTGAGGAACCCGCTGGGAGTGCAGAGCCCCTACTCGGCCACCTTCGGCATGGCCCACCCCGCCGTGAACGGGGACATGGCCGGGAGTGGCGCCTACGCCAGCCTCCACCTCATGTCCCCGCAGCTCaacggggccgcggccgccgtGGGAGCCAGCAGCTACGGGCGCTCGCCCCTGGTGCGTGAGCTCCTTCCCCGCGGGGCCACGGGGGCCGTGGGGCACGAGCTGCTCTCACCCACTGTCCTCCCCAGGTGGGCTACGACCCGCACCCCCACATGCGTGTCCCCGGGCTGGCGGCCGGAATGCAAGTGGGGACCTCGGGGAAACCGTAAGTGGGGCTGCGCTGGGCTGGGGCTGCGCGGGGGACGGGGCGAGGGGCCCTGCGGGGCTTCAGCTGGGCGGGggccagcagggatggggagctCGGCCCGGGGGGCACCCGATTGCGGGCAGCCGCGGGCTGTCCCGTGCCCGGCCAGGCCTCACCGGGCACTGGCTCCGAAGCCAAACggtgctgctctgctctgggctctgCGTCCAGACCGCGCTGCCTGTGCCGGGCACCCGCGTCCAGCGTGGCAGCGGCTGCTCTCCACGCAGCGTCCTCGCTGGTGCTCACTGCTCTGTCCCCTTCCAGCGCCTACTCCTTCCACGTCAGCGCCGACGGGCAGATGCAGCCAGTGCCGTTCCCCCCCGACGCCCTCATCGGCTCCGGCATCCCCCGTCACGCTCGGCAGCTCCACACCCTGACCCACGGCGAGGTGGTCTGCGCCGTCACCATCAGCAACTCCACGCGACACGTCTACACCGGGGGCAAGGGCTGTGTGAAGGTGTGGGACGTGGGGCAGCCGGGCACCAAGACGGCCGTGGCTCAGCTGGACTGCTTGGTAAGGAGGGGCCCCTGCTGCGCCAGCACCACTCGCTTCCTTGCACTGGGCCACCGAGTCTGGGCTCCCCACCGGTGAGCTCAAGGGTGCAGGAGGAGTCTGAAAGTGGAGATCTGCTCCGGGGAGAGTCTCTGTGTTTCTAAGTGGGGGAGGGACGGTGGCTCCCCGCTCCCCTGCGCTGCCCCATCTGCTCTGAGCGTCCCAAGCCGTTGGGAGGCTTTtacacccccaacccccccccccttggCACTGCTCCATCTGGCAGCACCTGCCCTAAGACAAACCTTTGCCAGTGTCAGCCCCCTCAGCCCAATACTGCGTCCGGGCCGGGATTAGATGGGCTGGAGCATCATTCGGATTCAGCTCTGtcctttctgcttttgcttgtgTGAGTCTGACTGGAGGGAGAACTcctattccttttaaaaataaataaaatggactGTCAGACCACAGCAACTCGGCAGAGCCAAACTGGAGGCACGGCTATCACCTGAGAGTATTTTTAACCTGTGTTCTTTGAGGTTTATTTAAAATGGGCTGCTGGAATTGGAGTCCCTGTGCCTGCTTTGAACAGCCCAAGCCCAAGTCCTTTCCTCGACTTGCTGGCCTCGGGGCCTGGGCAGCCTGACAAATATTATTCTTGGACGGTGCTGACCTTGAAGATACAGATGCATAAACAAGGAAATGACTGAGTCATGATAATTTCAAGCTGCATCAGAAATTCGGGAGCTGGGGAAAATGGTGTCTTAGTGCTCGGAGCCACGGGCTGTTTCAGCCTTGTTGGAGCTGCCTCCCAGCCGCCCCTCGACTCCTCCAGGATGGGCCGTGTCTGCCAGGcggctgctgcagggatgctgtggggcGAGGGGGTCCCCAAGGCCCTTGGTGGGGCAGGAACAGACTGAGGGGGGCTCCAGTGGGGGCTGGCCTGGGCGGCCACTCCAGGTGTGGGGTGGAGTGTCCCGGGAGGGGGGCAGGggtctgccctgctctgctgctcctgccctcAGGACGAGCTGCTGGCCTTGGGGTGACCAGGCAGTCTGGGATgggtgcagcagggctggaggggaaggggttaATGAGGtcctccctcctgcaccccagaaCCGTGACAACTACATCCGCTCCTGCAAGCTGCTGCCCGACGGCCGCAGCCTGATCGTGGGGGGGGAGGCCAGCACCCTCTCCATCTGGGACCTGGCGGCCCCCACGCCCCGCATCAAGGCCGAGCTCACCTCCTCTGCCCCCGCCTGCTACGCCCTGGCCATCAGCCCCGACGCCAAAgtctgcttctcctgctgcagcgaCGGCAACATCGTGGTGTGGGACCTGCAGAACCAGACCCTGGTGAGGTGAGCTGGGGCGGGGGCGCAGGGCAGGGACGCAGCAGGGTGCTGGTTCTTGGGGCACTGGCAGCCCTGACGGCCGTGCCCTcgccctccctgtcccctcttTCCCAGGCAGTTTCAAGGCCACACAGATGGTGCCAGCTGCATCGACATCTCTAACGATGGTACCAAGCTGTGGACAGGGGGGCTGGACAACACGGTGCGGTGCTGGGACCTGCGGGAAGGGCGTCAACTGCAGCAGCACGACTTCAGCTCCCAGGTAGGCACGGGGGTGGCCGGGAgcagcgcggggccggccgggacCTTCCCTGCCGGGGCCTGAGCCCATCTGTCCCCCCAGATCTTCTCCCTGGGGTACTGCCCAACAGGAGAGTGGCTGGCGGTGGGCATGGAGAGCAGCAACGTGGAGATCCTGCACGTCACCAAACCGGACAAGTACCAGCTGCACCTCCACGAGAGCTGCGTCCTCTCCCTCAAATTCGCCTCCTGCGGTAGGcacgcccggcccggcccgggctctGGGACTCGTGGATGCAGTGTCCTCTCCTGGCCGCATGTCCCGGCCTCGTTGTGCCTGGGGCAAGCACTGGATGTGGTAGCCAGCCCAGTCCTGTGTGGATGCTGGTGGCGGCCCTTGGGGAAGGGGCATCCATCCCTCCTGGAGCAACACCCGTGGCCGCACTCTCAGCTCTGTTGTCCCGGGACTCCCCTTTGTGTTCCTTAAACCAGCTCCTTGGCCAACGAGTGGCAGAGACATTGCCTTCCCATCCCCACCTCGTCTTATGCAGCCTGGGCACGATTTGCTGCAGGAATGCAGCTGGTGGGCCTGGTTTGGTGACACGATGCTCCTCTTTGTCCCTTCTGTCCCTCCCACAGGGAAGTGGTTCGTGAGCACGGGGAAGGACAACCTGCTGAACGCCTGGCGGACGCCCTACGGCGCCAGCATCTTCCAGGTGCGGGGCGTGCACAGCCTTTGGGCCCGGGGGAGGGTGTTCCCCGGGTGAGGCTGCCCAGAGCTGGGACATGAGCTGTAAATGAGCTCCATAAGCAAactcctccctgcagcctccctgggcacAACTTGGGCCCCGGGTCTCAAGGGGTGGGAGCGGGACCTTGCTCTGGGGCTGGTTCCTGCGCTTaccccctgccctcctccctccagtCGAAGGAAACCTCCTCCGTCCTCAGCTGCGACGTCTCCACGGATGACCAGTTCATCGTGACTGGCTCAGGGGACAAGAAGGCAACGGTTTACGAGGTCATTTACTGAGGGCGAGAGAGGTGCCAACTGTGGGGAGGGCCCCCGCCCTGTGGACGGGCGGCCGGactctgccagccctgctgctgatTCCCAAAGAACGAGCAGCCCGCGGCGGGGGCATCCGCGCCGGAGGCGAGCGGCCAGGGGTGGAGGTGGCCCTGGGACCACGGCCAGGTGTCACACTGGGCTGGGACGTGGCGGCTGCTGCTCGCAGTGAATTTCCTGGGGACTTTCTCCTTGTTTTGGTCTTTATTTGTTGATTTGTTTCTAAATCTGGACTGGGGGAgttgggtggggtggggtgggtctGGTGGCGttagggggttttgtttgggttttttgaagggtttttttttgtttttaactttttgctgtgggttttgttttgttggggttttttttttgttgttgttgttaaggCTCTGGGCCAGGCCAAGGAGGATGGGCTCTGTCCTCATCTCCTTCTCTGCCTCCTAGGgtgtatttaatattaaaaacaaacaaaaaaagcacagcgGTGGCTTGGTGCTCTGTGGCTGGGGGACGGAGCCAAGTGAGGAGGGGTGAGCTGGGGGGGTCCTGTCACCCCCTTTCCTGGCTCAGGGCAGGtttgctgctgctccccccccgcaggcagctgcctgcactctGCTCAGCACCGCCTTGGTCCTGTGCGCGGCGCAGAACAGGCCCAGGGGAGGACGGGTGGTGGCGGCTGCTCTGCGGTGCCATCCCTGGAGCAGCCGCTGCCTCGGCGGGGTGTGGGGGAGAGGCCAGCGCTGGAGGAAGTGGTTTTTGAAGGAAATGAGATGTGAGCAGTCGGTGCTGGCTTATCGGTCTGGCTTCCTGCCAaagctgctggggggggagcggggctgttACCGAGCGCCTTGGAGCACAGCCGGCCGCGGCGAGGGAAGCGGGGTGCTGCGGGGTGCTGCGGGGTGCGGCCAGGGCCGGAGCAGCTCCGCGGGGCGGGAAAGGCCTCTCCAGCGCCGCGGGGGCTCTCCTGGAACCCCCAGCTCCACTTCACCTCCCAGCCGGTGCTGGTGCCTGGGAGCGCCCAGCTGGGCCGCACTGGCTGGGGCCACCCTCGCTCTGGGGGGAAGCAGCTCCTGCTTCTGTGCCCCCCGCAGGGCTCCGCACCCCAACTGCCCCCATCCAGGGGCTCAGCCCCCGCTCTGGGGATGCAGCTGCAGGTGCCCTTTCAGGGGACAGGGACTGGCGGTACCACCCCAAGGAACCCTTACCACCAGACCAGCCACTCGTTTGTTCCTTTTTATTAGTAAGGGATTGAAAACACAGTTAAATACACTTTACTGATAATTTacagctgtttctgcagcagaaaatgCATGCCATTAAATCAGTAGCAGTATTTCAGGAGCAACACTCTCACCTCGGTCACTCCTGGCCTCCCGCCCTGACTGACAGACAGGCCCTAGGGTGCCCGGATCAGACCCCGCCTGTGGCCACAACCAAcgctcccccctgcccctctgccacGTGCTGGGCAGGGACCAGGGCCGGGGCCTGGCCTTGTTctggcaggagaggaagaggagggagagcagGGCTGCGGGAACCCCTGCCTGGATGGCGAGGGATGGTGGTGGATGGGGCCTCAGTAAACCACCTCATAGACCGTGGCCTTCTTGTCGCCAGAGCCTGTAACGATGAATTTGTCGTTGATGGAGATGTCGCAGCTCAGCACCGATGAGGACTCTTTAGACTGAACAAGAGAGAAGTGGGCAGTGAGGGCGGCGCTGGTGGCTGAAGCCGCCGTCATCCCCCCATCCAAAGCCTCCCCGCACCTGGAAGATGCTGGCGCCGTAGGGTGTCCGCCAGGCGTTCAGCAGGTTGTCCTTCCCCGTGCTCACGAACCACTTCCCTGGGGCAGGAGACACTGTGTGTCAGCGTTCGGGGCTCTGTTCAGGGGAgctgggcatggggaggggacacTGAAAGGCCCCGTCCAGGGCTGTACACAGCCCAAGCAGGTGCTTGCCTACCGCAGGAGGCAAATTTGAGGGAGAGGACGCAGCTCTCGTGGAGGTGCAGCTGGTACTTGTCCGGTTTGGTGACGTGCAGGATCTCCACGTTGCTGCTCTCCATGCCCACCGCCAGCCACTCTCCTGTTGGGCAGTACCCCAGGGAGAAGATCTGGGGGGACAGATGGGCTCAGGCCCCGGCAGGGAAGGTCCCGGCCGGCCCTGCGCTGCTCCCGGCCACCCCCGCGCCTACCTGGGAGCTGAAGTCGTGCTGCTGCAGTTGACGCCCTTCCCGCAGGTCCCAGCACCGCACCGTGTTGTCCAGCCCCCCTGTCCACAGCTTGGTGCCATAGTTAGAGATGTCGATGCAGCTGGCACCATCTGTGTGGCCTTGAAACTGCCTGGGAaagaggggacagggagggcgAGGGCACGGCCGTCAGGGCTGCCAGTGCCCCAAGAACCAGCACCCTGCTGCGTCCCTGCCCTGCGCCCCCGCCCCAGCTCACCTCACCAGGGTCTGGTTCTGCAGGTCCCACACCACGATGTTGCCGtcgctgcagcaggagaagcagacTTTGGCGTCGGGGCTGATGGCCAGGGCGTAGCAGGCGGGGGCAGAGGAGGTGAGCTCGGCCTTGATGCGGGGCGTGGGGGCCGCCAGGTCCCAGACGGAGAGGGTGCTGGCCTCCCCCCCCACGATCAGGCTGCGGCCGTCGGGCAGCAGCTTGCAGGAGCGGATGTAGTTGTCACGGTTCTGAATTGGGATTTCAGGGAACGGGGCGGATGAAGAAGGAAGGAGCTGATCAGTGCATGGGGGTGTGTGCGGGAGATGGAAATCCTTTTCTCATCACAGACATGAAAGGACCCTCTTTCCCCCTCCACTGTGACAGGGGCACattccccttcccagcccccacaaaatgcctttctcttcctcctcaccaaGCAGTCCAGCTGAGCCACGGCCGTCTTGGTGCCCGGCTGCCCCACGTCCCACACCTTCACGCAGCCCTTGCCCCCGGTGTAGACGTGCTGCGTGGAGCTGCTGATGGTGACGGCGCAGACCACCTCGCCGTGGGTCAGGGTGTGGAGCTGCCGAGCGTGGCGGGGGATGCCGGAGCCGATGAGGGCATCGGGGGGGAACGGCACTGGCTGCATCTGCCCGTTGGCACTGACGTGGAAGGAGTAGGCgctggaagggagcaggagaGGCTGAACAATCCCTGCCTGACGCCTGAATGCAGGAGCCGACCTCTCCCATTAGCTCTGCTTGAGCCAGGTGGAAGGTGTCTGGTGCACTCTGGGCTAATGAGGGATATAATTAACCAGCTCCTTGTTACCACCAGCTGCTCAGAACGAAATGATAGCCTTGGGCTCAGAAGTCGAGAGAAAGTGCAGCCAGGCCCTGCCCTACACCCGCTGGGTGTAGAAATGAGCCGTGGGGAAGGAGACCTCCCCCCCAGCCCGTGCTCTCGCCTCGGCCCCTCGCTGcccaccctccctgcagccccggcCTGTGGCCGCACTTACGGCTTCCCTCCGGGGACGGCGGAGAGCGAAGAGGAGATGGTGGAAGTCCTCAGGTGAGGGTGAGACTCAAAAGCCACCTGCACAAAGCAAAGGGCACAGGATGAGTGAAGTGCAAACCCCCAGGAGAGGACATGAAGGCTGGGTCCATGCCTGTCCCCGCATGCCCTGGGATGGGGCCAGCCCGGCTCTCTGCAACgtccctgcttgctgcttcctccacATGTGAGTGACAGAGGCCAAAATGGGGTCCCAAAGCCACAGCTACACACCAGTAGGACCGGTGGGGGCTTCTCCAAGAGCTCTGCAGCCTCCACTGGCCCCGCAACCAGACGCCTCCAGAAGGGAGCCCCTCCTGTGGCTGCACGCGCGGCCCGAGCTCATCGCCGACACGGCCCGTCAGGGACAGCGTGTGTGCGGGACGGCGGGGGACACCGGCAGGGCCAACGCGTGCAGGCAGGGCGGGCCTGTCCCCCAGCGACTTACCATCGGGGCCCGGCCGTACATCACGGCGCTGCTGACCTGCGGCGAGAGGTGGATGCCCATGTAGATGCTGGGGGCCGGGAGCTCCCCGTTGAGGGTGGCGTGAGGCACCATCCCGAAGGAGGACGCATAGGGGCTGGACACGCTCAGCGGGCTGTGGAGAGCTGCACGGGGAGAGACCCGCTCACTGGCTCTGGCCGATGGGTGCGAGCAAGTGTCACCCTGGGGGAAAGGGCACCCGGCAGAAGCACGAGGCGGTGTCACCTCTGCACCGGGTCCAGCCAAGCCTGGCGTGAACCAGCGGCTCAGGAGGAGGGCGGGCAGGTCATGGATTGGGAGCCAAAGACCATCAGTCATGGACCCGGGATGCAGAGCCAGCGCGGGAGAGCAAAGGGCTCTGTCCCTCCACAGGATGCACCACGGACCAGCCACCGACCCGCAGCAACCCCCAGCTCGGCTGCCAATGCCTCTCAGTCTTGGCCAGGCCACGTTACTTGCAGCTGATGGCTAAGTGGCTCTACCTCTGGGGTTTCGATGGCTTATTGAAATCGATTCCAATTCAATTTTTGCTAAACCACTGTAATTTTCTAGCCAGACAAGGGTTTAACGTCTCCAGTCCTGTCTCTATTTCTCCCACGGGCTTGCTGTCCTCCTCCCATCACCTTCTGGCCCCTTTGGCGAGACAGTGGTCAAGCTGTTCCAGAGACCTTTTCCCAAGGCTCCCCTAGATGTCTTCAAGGAAACAGAGGCAGGAAAAGGGGGCACGACCAGTTCACCATCAGCCACCAGAGAGGCCACTACTGAGCACTCACTCCCTTCCCCTGTGCTTTCAGAAGAAGGTGGCAGCCATTGACCGGGGCTCCTGGGTCAGCTGGATCCCGCCCAGCGTCTCTGCAGCACCCGGTGCCCCCAGACCCTCACCCCTGTGGAGATCCTCAGCCCCACAGGGACACCGGCCACGTCCCGGCCTCCTGCATCCCTGTGTGCCGGTGGCGGCTCTCAGCCACCTCTTCTGCCCCTGCAGCCAAGCCCTGGAGCGTGTGGCTTcacacagcaacagcaaaatgaCAACTCATCAGAGGAAAAACTGACGATCTCCAGACAAAAGACCCGCTCCCCCCCAAACACCCGCAGCGAAGAGCTCTGCACACCGACACCCGCCTCCAGTGGGTCCGAGCCCCCGGGAAAGCATCAGCGGTCGGGTAATTGCACGTAGGTGCATACGTTGGCTGCGGTCGACACCTTTGGTTACGCGGAGCAGAACGGtcgtcccagctctgctgccggGAGGGAGCACCCTGCCTcccccgggcccagccccgcggCACCATCCGTGGCAGAGCGCGACCCCCCTGCCGTCCCCAGCCACTCACTGATGGTGTCGGTGGCGGGCGCCTTGCCAGGGGGCTGCCGGGCTGGGGCGGCTGAGCTGGGCCCGGGCGCGGGCGTGAGGGAgtcgcggggcggcggggaggtgCAGGGCTTGGCGGTGGGCGGGCCGGCCGGAGCGTCGGTCTGTGCgggagagggaagagcagccTCAGCGGTGGGACCTGCCCAGAGAGCGACCCCCCACACCGTGCGCCCGCCAGTGGCCTCGAACCGCCGGGGACGGGAGGGAGCACCGAGGGGCAGCTCCGGGCATGGCGGGGCCGGGACCCGGCCACCCTGCAccccatcccctctcccctcctccttcgCCCCGTGCACCCTCCCACGGGGAAGCAGCCCCACGTCCCTGCTCCCCCCTCGGGTGCAAACACCCGGCACAAGCCCTGGGTCACCCCAAACCGCCACAATCCTACAGCACCCTGCCGCCGGCATGAGGCCCTACGGGGCCGATACACAGATTTGCTGCTCCCTGGTGTGAAATCCCTTCTGCAGGGGGGacacccccatccccagcctgTGCCGAGCAGGACCAGGACGCCTGGGACCAACCAGCCTCTCTGAGCCCCACAGCTatttcattcctctcttttttcttgcctctctttcttcctctttttctgccTGGGGATTTTGTCGAcaccagcaaaggaaaaaaaattaataacagagAAAAGCTACGTGCTGTGCTGGCAGATTGCTCAGGGCGCTTTGTCTGCTCTAATCCGATTGTGCCGGGGAGCTGCCGCTCGCTGCTCCCCGTGGCCCCCAGCCGGCTCCTGACCCCGGGATGGCGGGGATGCATCGCTTTGGTCCCCGCGGTGGCTGGCAGGGCTGAGGAGTGGCAGAAATGtccctcccccttcccacacacTGATGTTTCAATCTGAGCATTGGGCTGGTGCTCGgcaa
The Strix uralensis isolate ZFMK-TIS-50842 chromosome 27, bStrUra1, whole genome shotgun sequence DNA segment above includes these coding regions:
- the TLE2 gene encoding transducin-like enhancer protein 2 isoform X3; protein product: MFPQGRHPTPLQPGQPFKFSVLEICDRIKEEFQFLQAQYHSLKLECEKLVSEKTEMQRHYVMYYEMSYGLNIEMHKQEHQQQVLQAVERAKQVTMGELNSIVGQQQLQHLSHHASPIPLTPHPSSMQPSSLSGASGASGLLALSGALMAQSQLAAKEDRVAQDGENRDIRGSTLRMDEVGNGSGVTFQPVSPPALPCSAPRSPLPRCSGTASTLTASSSPPSASPTPTGRTLPLLPLGPERSPSRSVSASPAESLQDEEQTGGMGLKRKREEKDLPGHYDSDGDKSDYNLVVDEDPSSEPSSPGHAPSSRLPPVHREMPESPSSIASSRSTTPLKLKDQSLTDAPAGPPTAKPCTSPPPRDSLTPAPGPSSAAPARQPPGKAPATDTITLHSPLSVSSPYASSFGMVPHATLNGELPAPSIYMGIHLSPQVSSAVMYGRAPMVAFESHPHLRTSTISSSLSAVPGGKPAYSFHVSANGQMQPVPFPPDALIGSGIPRHARQLHTLTHGEVVCAVTISSSTQHVYTGGKGCVKVWDVGQPGTKTAVAQLDCLNRDNYIRSCKLLPDGRSLIVGGEASTLSVWDLAAPTPRIKAELTSSAPACYALAISPDAKVCFSCCSDGNIVVWDLQNQTLVRQFQGHTDGASCIDISNYGTKLWTGGLDNTVRCWDLREGRQLQQHDFSSQIFSLGYCPTGEWLAVGMESSNVEILHVTKPDKYQLHLHESCVLSLKFASCGKWFVSTGKDNLLNAWRTPYGASIFQALATRRPRSMRWFTEAPSTTIPRHPGRGSRSPALPPLPLLPEQGQAPALVPAQHVAEGQGGALVVATGGV
- the TLE2 gene encoding transducin-like enhancer protein 2 isoform X4 — protein: MFPQGRHPTPLQPGQPFKFSVLEICDRIKEEFQFLQAQYHSLKLECEKLVSEKTEMQRHYVMYYEMSYGLNIEMHKQEHQQQVLQAVERAKQVTMGELNSIVGQQLQHLSHHASPIPLTPHPSSMQPSSLSGASGASGLLALSGALMAQSQLAAKEDRVAQDGENRDIRGSTLRMDEVGNGSGVTFQPVSPPALPCSAPRSPLPRCSGTASTLTASSSPPSASPTPTGRTLPLLPLGPERSPSRSVSASPAESLQDEEQTGGMGLKRKREEKDLPGHYDSDGDKSDYNLVVDEDPSSEPSSPGHAPSSRLPPVHREMPESPSSIASSRSTTPLKLKDQSLTDAPAGPPTAKPCTSPPPRDSLTPAPGPSSAAPARQPPGKAPATDTITLHSPLSVSSPYASSFGMVPHATLNGELPAPSIYMGIHLSPQVSSAVMYGRAPMVAFESHPHLRTSTISSSLSAVPGGKPAYSFHVSANGQMQPVPFPPDALIGSGIPRHARQLHTLTHGEVVCAVTISSSTQHVYTGGKGCVKVWDVGQPGTKTAVAQLDCLNRDNYIRSCKLLPDGRSLIVGGEASTLSVWDLAAPTPRIKAELTSSAPACYALAISPDAKVCFSCCSDGNIVVWDLQNQTLVRQFQGHTDGASCIDISNYGTKLWTGGLDNTVRCWDLREGRQLQQHDFSSQIFSLGYCPTGEWLAVGMESSNVEILHVTKPDKYQLHLHESCVLSLKFASCGKWFVSTGKDNLLNAWRTPYGASIFQALATRRPRSMRWFTEAPSTTIPRHPGRGSRSPALPPLPLLPEQGQAPALVPAQHVAEGQGGALVVATGGV
- the TLE2 gene encoding transducin-like enhancer protein 2 isoform X2, giving the protein MFPQGRHPTPLQPGQPFKFSVLEICDRIKEEFQFLQAQYHSLKLECEKLVSEKTEMQRHYVMYYEMSYGLNIEMHKQAEIVKRLSAICAQIIPFLTQEHQQQVLQAVERAKQVTMGELNSIVGQQLQHLSHHASPIPLTPHPSSMQPSSLSGASGASGLLALSGALMAQSQLAAKEDRVAQDGENRDIRGSTLRMDEVGNGSGVTFQPVSPPALPCSAPRSPLPRCSGTASTLTASSSPPSASPTPTGRTLPLLPLGPERSPSRSVSASPAESLQDEEQTGGMGLKRKREEKDLPGHYDSDGDKSDYNLVVDEDPSSEPSSPGHAPSSRLPPVHREMPESPSSIASSRSTTPLKLKDQSLTDAPAGPPTAKPCTSPPPRDSLTPAPGPSSAAPARQPPGKAPATDTITLHSPLSVSSPYASSFGMVPHATLNGELPAPSIYMGIHLSPQVSSAVMYGRAPMVAFESHPHLRTSTISSSLSAVPGGKPAYSFHVSANGQMQPVPFPPDALIGSGIPRHARQLHTLTHGEVVCAVTISSSTQHVYTGGKGCVKVWDVGQPGTKTAVAQLDCLNRDNYIRSCKLLPDGRSLIVGGEASTLSVWDLAAPTPRIKAELTSSAPACYALAISPDAKVCFSCCSDGNIVVWDLQNQTLVRQFQGHTDGASCIDISNYGTKLWTGGLDNTVRCWDLREGRQLQQHDFSSQIFSLGYCPTGEWLAVGMESSNVEILHVTKPDKYQLHLHESCVLSLKFASCGKWFVSTGKDNLLNAWRTPYGASIFQALATRRPRSMRWFTEAPSTTIPRHPGRGSRSPALPPLPLLPEQGQAPALVPAQHVAEGQGGALVVATGGV
- the TLE2 gene encoding transducin-like enhancer protein 2 isoform X1 gives rise to the protein MFPQGRHPTPLQPGQPFKFSVLEICDRIKEEFQFLQAQYHSLKLECEKLVSEKTEMQRHYVMYYEMSYGLNIEMHKQAEIVKRLSAICAQIIPFLTQEHQQQVLQAVERAKQVTMGELNSIVGQQQLQHLSHHASPIPLTPHPSSMQPSSLSGASGASGLLALSGALMAQSQLAAKEDRVAQDGENRDIRGSTLRMDEVGNGSGVTFQPVSPPALPCSAPRSPLPRCSGTASTLTASSSPPSASPTPTGRTLPLLPLGPERSPSRSVSASPAESLQDEEQTGGMGLKRKREEKDLPGHYDSDGDKSDYNLVVDEDPSSEPSSPGHAPSSRLPPVHREMPESPSSIASSRSTTPLKLKDQSLTDAPAGPPTAKPCTSPPPRDSLTPAPGPSSAAPARQPPGKAPATDTITLHSPLSVSSPYASSFGMVPHATLNGELPAPSIYMGIHLSPQVSSAVMYGRAPMVAFESHPHLRTSTISSSLSAVPGGKPAYSFHVSANGQMQPVPFPPDALIGSGIPRHARQLHTLTHGEVVCAVTISSSTQHVYTGGKGCVKVWDVGQPGTKTAVAQLDCLNRDNYIRSCKLLPDGRSLIVGGEASTLSVWDLAAPTPRIKAELTSSAPACYALAISPDAKVCFSCCSDGNIVVWDLQNQTLVRQFQGHTDGASCIDISNYGTKLWTGGLDNTVRCWDLREGRQLQQHDFSSQIFSLGYCPTGEWLAVGMESSNVEILHVTKPDKYQLHLHESCVLSLKFASCGKWFVSTGKDNLLNAWRTPYGASIFQALATRRPRSMRWFTEAPSTTIPRHPGRGSRSPALPPLPLLPEQGQAPALVPAQHVAEGQGGALVVATGGV
- the TLE2 gene encoding transducin-like enhancer protein 2 isoform X8, with protein sequence MFPQGRHPTPLQPGQPFKFSVLEICDRIKEEFQFLQAQYHSLKLECEKLVSEKTEMQRHYVMYYEMSYGLNIEMHKQAEIVKRLSAICAQIIPFLTQEHQQQVLQAVERAKQVTMGELNSIVGQQLQHLSHHASPIPLTPHPSSMQPSSLSGASGASGLLALSGALMAQSQLAAKEDRVAQDGENRERSPSRSVSASPAESLQDEEQTGGMGLKRKREEKDLPGHYDSDGDKSDYNLVVDEDPSSEPSSPGHAPSSRLPPVHREMPESPSSIASSRSTTPLKLKDQSLTDAPAGPPTAKPCTSPPPRDSLTPAPGPSSAAPARQPPGKAPATDTITLHSPLSVSSPYASSFGMVPHATLNGELPAPSIYMGIHLSPQVSSAVMYGRAPMVAFESHPHLRTSTISSSLSAVPGGKPAYSFHVSANGQMQPVPFPPDALIGSGIPRHARQLHTLTHGEVVCAVTISSSTQHVYTGGKGCVKVWDVGQPGTKTAVAQLDCLNRDNYIRSCKLLPDGRSLIVGGEASTLSVWDLAAPTPRIKAELTSSAPACYALAISPDAKVCFSCCSDGNIVVWDLQNQTLVRQFQGHTDGASCIDISNYGTKLWTGGLDNTVRCWDLREGRQLQQHDFSSQIFSLGYCPTGEWLAVGMESSNVEILHVTKPDKYQLHLHESCVLSLKFASCGKWFVSTGKDNLLNAWRTPYGASIFQALATRRPRSMRWFTEAPSTTIPRHPGRGSRSPALPPLPLLPEQGQAPALVPAQHVAEGQGGALVVATGGV